The proteins below come from a single Mus musculus strain C57BL/6J chromosome 5, GRCm38.p6 C57BL/6J genomic window:
- the Crygn gene encoding gamma-crystallin N — protein sequence MAQRSGKITLYEGKHFTGRKLEVFGDCDNFQDQGFMNRVNSIRVESGAWVCFDHPDFRGQQFILEHGDYPEFFRWNGHNDHMGSCRPVGMHGEHFRIDIFEGCNFTGQCLEFVEDCPFLQSRGWAKSCVNAIKVYGDGAWVLYEEPNYRGRMYVLERGDYRCFSDWGAHSARVQSLRRVLNFF from the exons ATGGCGCAACGCTCGGGAAAG ATCACTCTGTACGAGGGCAAGCACTTCACAGGGCGGAAGCTGGAGGTGTTTGGGGACTGTGACAACTTCCAGGACCAAGGCTTTATGAACCGGGTGAATTCCATCCGTGTGGAGAGCGGAGCCTGGGTCTGCTTTGATCACCCTGACTTCCGCGGCCAGCAGTTCATTTTGGAGCATGGTGACTACCCTGAATTCTTCCGCTGGAATGGCCACAACGACCACATGGGCTCCTGTCGGCCTGTGGGCATG CATGGAGAGCATTTCCGCATAGACATCTTCGAGGGCTGCAACTTCACGGGCCAGTGCCTAGAGTTCGTGGAGGACTGCCCCTTCCTGCAGAGCCGGGGCTGGGCCAAGAGCTGTGTCAACGCCATCAAGGTGTATGGGGACGGAGC GTGGGTCCTCTATGAGGAGCCAAACTACCGCGGCCGCATGTACGTGTTGGAGAGAGGAGACTACCGCTGCTTCTCCGACTGGGGGGCCCACAGCGCACGCGTGCAGTCGCTCCGCCGGGTGCTCAACTTCTTCTAG